The following is a genomic window from Xenopus laevis strain J_2021 chromosome 2L, Xenopus_laevis_v10.1, whole genome shotgun sequence.
TAAATGGATTTGCATGGGGTTTATTAAAGGATGCATGAGGGAAATAGAGCCTGCGTTTTGACGCGCATTTTCCTGAGGAGAAACGCGGTGGAATCGCCTGTTATTGTTGGCGCGAGGAATGGCGATCACCTCGCTGTGCGtagaattgattttattttaaaacgcGGCGGCTAGCAGTGAATTGTGGAGAATGGCGGGAGCCTGTGAGGCGCAATGGCGGGAATTCTGTGTGGTAACGTCGACGAGGCGCCCGACACAACATGGCGGGCTGGTGTGAGGAATGTGAGATTGTGTACGATGCAAATGGCCCTCTGGGGGTTGCGAGTCTAACCTCCAGCGGGCCACTAGTTGGCCCCTCTGTTGAGGCGtctggtaaagaaaaaaaacaacgaGGGGGTGTGTAAGAAGAGTAATGGCGGGGGCTGGGCGAGATGACTGCCCCTCCTTCTTCTGCGTTTCCCTCAGCTCCGGCTCTCTTCAGAGTTCTCTCGTTCGGACTGGTCAGTGCGGGGAAAAGGGGAGGTCTGGTTGTTCTAGAGCGTTCCGGATCACCCCTCAACCAATGAGGAGAGGGATTGACGGCAGTGACGTCACGTTTCATCCCTTTCCACAGTTGAAGTTCACTACTGACCCTGCGCGGGTTATAGCGGGATTGTACCATATTTTTTACGGGGGAGGGTGTTCACATAATATAGATAGGATAGGGGTGGTAACGTCATTACGTTATCCAAAGAGGGATGTTCGTTTTGGTTTAGGGGAGGAGTACCGTTGCTTA
Proteins encoded in this region:
- the hmgn1.L gene encoding high mobility group nucleosome binding domain 1 L homeolog isoform X1 translates to MAGAGRDDCPSFFCVSLSSGSLQSSLVRTGQCGEKGRSGCSRAFRITPQPMRRGIDGSDVTFHPFPQLKFTTDPARVIAGLYHIFYGGGCSHNIDRIGVVTSLRYPKRDVRFGLGEEYRCLVVPSVNADVADAKDEPKRRSARLSSKPTPAKTEPKPKKEKAPVKEKPEEKEKKVPAKGKKGAKGKQTEEANKEEANEDQPSENGETKSDEAPASDGGDKESKSE